The following are encoded together in the Pedobacter steynii genome:
- a CDS encoding DEAD/DEAH box helicase codes for MEVRKEYILRDFDFSELTTLFILKHINEQVDTDVKGFYDLVPDSIGIDFVFFNHPGSSIPFPGVGIIQNEQITTLTCGCRDTSTKLCVHQAQALYNIIERPAIRMFLDRKLRLEQMRLQARDYGLEKEAQISDFFELEYENGQTKIKAVKKELFPLNNHSKQALKNTLLPKEGLQLPVSGSFKANHKMGLVFGQHRFYSHLTLELIEAHTTLDGKFKNPVTTINPSDLIWKTERTEELKFYSGVLKFQNNYNSERTGSDLDALKALAKNPLKLDVFLHDAKVSANITASSIRPIQLKTLSVDMSLHVSQRQEFYEVSGKLSLDGTDYALDQIQLKYHYFIQMNRDLHLIDNPDFLRVIDFFKQHHDKMLIHHSKFEAFQDDILSKLENRIKITYDYLKPATKKQIEEKGFDLENEQIIYLSESEDFVLFTPVMRYGDLEIPVLSRKQIKSRDRNGNLFTLSRDTETELQFTSDVVRQHPYFEDQLESNDCFYLHKTRLLEDNWFLHAFEEWRNKNISILGFNQLKNNNLNAHQAKISINVMSGIDWFKTAVKLKYGNQVVSLRHLHQSIRNKNKFVKLDDGTLGILPDEWIEKFTKYFNAGEVIEEHIHTPKISFTAIEEMYEDQLLDESVKDQLAIYKRRLSGSDTITDVAVPEGLNATLREYQKQGLNWLNFLDEFNFGACLADDMGLGKTIQIIAFILSQRTKGHHNTNLIVVPASLIFNWQQEIERFAPSIKVLTVYGSERIKNHHEFDKYEVVITSYGTLLTDIRFLKDYRFNYIFLDESQTIKNPESQRYKSVRLLQSRNKVVLTGTPIENNTFDLYGQLSFACPGLLGSKQYFREIYSTPIDQFKDRRAAIQLQKRINPFLLRRTKEQVAKELPDKTEMVIYCEMEPDQRKVYDGYEKEIRDYLTNQTDEEVASNTMNVLKGITKLRQICNSPALLSEDEFYGSSSAKMEVLLEQIENKSPQHKILVFSQFVGMLELIKKELKHKKIAFEYLSGQTRNREAVVASFQDNPEIRVFLISLKAGGVGLNLTQADYVYLVDPWWNPAVENQAIDRTYRIGQQKNVIAVRLICPDTIEEKIMKLQASKKDLVRDLIKTDASIYKSLSKKELLALFS; via the coding sequence ATGGAGGTTAGAAAAGAATACATTTTAAGAGATTTTGATTTTTCAGAATTAACAACCTTATTTATATTAAAACATATCAATGAACAGGTGGACACTGATGTTAAAGGCTTTTATGACCTTGTTCCGGATTCCATCGGCATTGATTTTGTTTTTTTCAACCATCCCGGCAGCAGCATTCCTTTTCCAGGAGTGGGCATTATTCAAAATGAGCAGATCACGACACTGACTTGTGGATGCAGGGATACCAGCACTAAATTATGTGTACATCAGGCCCAGGCATTATACAATATTATAGAGCGCCCCGCTATCCGTATGTTCCTGGATCGCAAACTTCGCCTGGAACAAATGAGACTGCAGGCCAGAGATTACGGACTGGAAAAAGAAGCACAGATTTCTGATTTCTTTGAGCTTGAATATGAAAATGGCCAAACGAAGATTAAAGCGGTCAAAAAGGAACTCTTTCCATTAAATAATCACAGTAAACAAGCACTTAAAAATACCCTGCTGCCAAAGGAAGGATTGCAATTGCCGGTTTCAGGATCTTTTAAAGCGAACCATAAAATGGGATTGGTGTTTGGACAACATCGTTTTTACAGCCACCTGACTTTAGAATTGATTGAAGCGCACACCACCCTGGACGGGAAGTTTAAAAACCCGGTAACAACCATCAATCCATCCGATCTGATCTGGAAAACTGAGCGGACAGAGGAGCTTAAATTTTATAGTGGGGTACTGAAATTTCAAAACAATTATAATTCTGAACGTACAGGTTCAGATCTGGATGCGCTTAAAGCACTTGCGAAAAATCCCCTTAAACTGGATGTTTTTCTGCACGATGCAAAGGTATCAGCTAATATTACAGCAAGTTCGATCCGGCCAATTCAGTTAAAAACACTGAGTGTAGATATGAGTTTACATGTCAGCCAGCGACAAGAGTTCTATGAGGTGTCGGGCAAACTGAGCCTCGATGGTACCGACTACGCGCTGGACCAGATTCAGCTGAAATATCATTATTTCATTCAGATGAACCGGGATCTTCATTTAATTGATAACCCTGACTTTTTAAGGGTGATCGATTTCTTTAAGCAGCACCATGATAAGATGCTGATCCACCATTCTAAATTTGAAGCTTTTCAGGATGATATCCTCTCCAAATTGGAAAACAGGATTAAGATCACTTATGATTATCTCAAGCCCGCCACAAAAAAACAGATAGAAGAGAAAGGTTTTGACCTGGAAAATGAGCAGATCATTTACTTATCAGAATCCGAAGATTTTGTATTGTTTACACCAGTAATGAGGTACGGAGACCTGGAAATCCCCGTATTGTCCAGAAAGCAGATCAAGTCGAGAGATAGAAATGGCAATCTTTTTACTTTATCCCGCGATACGGAAACAGAACTTCAGTTTACCTCTGACGTGGTACGGCAACACCCATATTTTGAAGATCAGCTGGAAAGCAACGATTGTTTTTACCTGCACAAAACCCGGCTTTTAGAGGATAACTGGTTTCTTCATGCTTTTGAGGAATGGCGGAACAAGAATATCAGTATACTGGGTTTCAACCAGCTAAAGAACAACAACCTGAATGCACATCAGGCCAAAATCTCGATCAATGTAATGAGCGGGATCGACTGGTTTAAAACAGCGGTAAAGCTGAAATATGGAAACCAGGTGGTTTCCTTAAGACATTTACACCAATCTATTCGCAATAAAAACAAGTTCGTAAAACTGGATGATGGTACTCTGGGGATCCTTCCTGATGAGTGGATTGAAAAGTTTACCAAATATTTTAATGCCGGGGAGGTGATTGAAGAACACATTCACACGCCAAAGATCAGTTTTACTGCAATTGAAGAAATGTACGAAGACCAGCTTTTGGATGAGTCGGTGAAAGATCAGCTGGCTATTTATAAGCGCAGGCTTTCGGGTTCAGACACCATCACCGATGTAGCGGTACCAGAAGGCTTGAATGCAACCCTGAGAGAATATCAGAAACAGGGTTTAAACTGGTTGAACTTTCTGGATGAGTTTAATTTCGGGGCCTGCCTGGCCGACGATATGGGGCTGGGAAAGACCATACAAATTATTGCTTTCATCCTTTCCCAAAGAACAAAAGGCCACCACAACACCAACCTCATTGTGGTTCCTGCATCTCTGATCTTTAACTGGCAACAGGAAATCGAGAGATTTGCACCTTCTATAAAGGTGCTGACGGTTTATGGTTCAGAGCGGATTAAGAATCATCATGAATTCGATAAGTATGAAGTAGTGATCACTTCTTATGGCACCTTACTTACAGATATCAGGTTCTTAAAAGATTACCGCTTCAATTACATCTTTCTCGATGAATCACAAACTATTAAAAATCCCGAATCCCAGCGTTATAAGTCGGTGCGCTTGCTGCAATCCCGTAATAAAGTAGTCCTTACCGGAACACCGATAGAGAATAATACATTTGATCTTTACGGTCAGCTCTCTTTTGCCTGTCCTGGCCTGCTGGGTAGCAAACAATATTTCAGAGAGATCTATTCTACGCCGATAGACCAGTTTAAGGACCGTAGAGCGGCCATTCAACTTCAAAAAAGGATCAATCCTTTTCTTCTGCGACGTACAAAAGAGCAGGTAGCTAAAGAGCTTCCTGATAAAACAGAAATGGTCATCTATTGTGAAATGGAACCTGATCAGCGTAAAGTTTATGATGGGTATGAAAAGGAAATCCGCGACTACCTGACCAATCAGACAGATGAAGAAGTAGCGAGTAATACGATGAATGTCTTGAAAGGTATTACAAAGCTGAGACAGATCTGCAATTCTCCGGCACTATTAAGCGAAGATGAGTTTTATGGTAGCTCTTCTGCCAAAATGGAGGTCTTACTGGAGCAGATAGAAAATAAATCACCACAACATAAAATCCTGGTTTTTTCCCAGTTTGTAGGGATGCTGGAACTGATTAAAAAGGAATTAAAACATAAAAAGATCGCTTTTGAATACCTCAGTGGACAAACCAGGAACCGGGAGGCGGTTGTGGCATCCTTTCAGGATAACCCGGAAATTCGTGTCTTTCTGATCAGTTTAAAAGCAGGAGGGGTTGGACTTAATCTGACTCAGGCAGATTACGTTTATCTGGTGGATCCCTGGTGGAACCCTGCGGTAGAAAATCAGGCAATTGACCGTACCTATCGCATCGGACAACAGAAAAATGTCATTGCAGTCCGTCTGATCTGCCCGGATACCATCGAAGAAAAAATTATGAAACTGCAGGCTTCCAAAAAAGACCTGGTCAGAGACCTGATAAAAACAGATGCCTCTATTTATAAATCTTTATCCAAAAAAGAATTGCTGGCTTTATTTAGTTAA
- a CDS encoding SGNH/GDSL hydrolase family protein has protein sequence MTRKVLFFFSAVLGFINFANGQLPVLDDLNYLSSRDGLENAFQVFKGQKSATVAFLGGSITYAPGWRDSVSVSLQRRFPNTSFHFITAGIPSLGSLPHAFRLKQDVLDSGKVDLLFLEAAVNDEVNGTDSLVQLRALEGIIRNARLHQPKIDIVLMSFADPDKTKAYNEGRTPVSVANHELLAAYYGLPSINLAKAVRDRMQNKEFSWEEDFKDLHPSPFGQGIYARAIRKLLSLNFDPQKTTIPLASSHRKLSLPMNNGSFEKGHYVELTDATRSEAWILHKNWLPEDGLNTRKGFVNIPMLTAQKPGAILSLNFKGNAVGMAIVSGADAGKVIYTIDNGPERELDLYTKWSKSLHLPWYVLFDSNLKNGNHTLRLRISENKNGKSTGNACRIAHFLVN, from the coding sequence ATGACCCGGAAGGTTTTATTTTTTTTCTCTGCAGTACTCGGTTTTATAAACTTTGCAAATGGACAGCTTCCTGTCCTTGATGACTTGAATTACCTCTCTTCAAGAGATGGACTCGAAAATGCATTTCAGGTTTTTAAAGGTCAGAAATCGGCTACTGTAGCCTTTCTTGGTGGCTCAATTACCTATGCACCTGGCTGGAGAGATTCTGTATCTGTTAGTCTGCAACGTCGTTTCCCAAATACTTCTTTTCATTTTATTACCGCAGGTATACCCTCATTGGGTAGCTTGCCACATGCCTTCCGTTTAAAACAGGATGTGCTGGATTCGGGAAAAGTAGATTTACTGTTTCTGGAAGCAGCGGTCAATGATGAAGTGAACGGTACGGATAGCCTGGTCCAATTGCGGGCATTGGAAGGCATCATCAGAAATGCAAGACTACATCAACCCAAAATTGACATCGTTCTGATGTCTTTTGCTGATCCAGATAAGACTAAAGCTTACAATGAAGGAAGAACTCCGGTTTCTGTTGCAAACCATGAACTGCTGGCCGCTTATTACGGATTGCCCTCCATCAACCTGGCTAAGGCAGTCAGGGATAGAATGCAGAACAAGGAATTTAGCTGGGAGGAAGATTTTAAGGACCTGCATCCTTCTCCATTTGGACAGGGAATCTATGCACGGGCCATCAGGAAACTGCTCTCTCTTAACTTTGATCCGCAGAAAACAACAATCCCATTAGCAAGCAGCCATCGGAAGCTATCCTTGCCCATGAATAATGGTAGTTTTGAAAAAGGGCATTACGTAGAACTAACCGATGCAACACGCTCAGAGGCTTGGATTTTACATAAAAACTGGCTGCCAGAAGACGGTTTAAATACGCGTAAAGGTTTTGTAAATATTCCGATGCTAACTGCACAGAAACCTGGGGCTATCTTAAGCCTGAACTTTAAGGGAAATGCGGTTGGCATGGCTATCGTATCTGGAGCGGATGCCGGAAAAGTAATATATACCATAGACAATGGCCCAGAAAGAGAACTGGATTTGTATACTAAATGGAGTAAATCCTTACACTTACCCTGGTATGTGCTATTCGACAGCAACCTAAAGAATGGCAATCATACGTTAAGACTCAGAATCAGTGAAAATAAAAATGGGAAAAGCACAGGAAATGCTTGTCGTATTGCTCATTTTCTCGTCAACTAA
- a CDS encoding outer membrane beta-barrel protein has translation MTIAERICLFLIIVSGLGLKATAQIKRDVLGKVTDSTKQAIPGANVRIIAGKDTLSTNTDKNGKFSFNQVLSPDFSLLIRSIGYRPHSGNFSFKAGANTLQLESFILQPDTLMLKEVVIEGKVVAMKVKKDTLEYNAAAYKVREGDYVEQLLKQLPGVEVDQNGKVSSMGKEMTKIRVNGKDFFTGNVKEFIKQLPAEMFSHLQVIDDYGDEARLTGIKMGQPKKILNLVTKPGRNRGKFGNAGVDGGTNNRYGFQATGNVWKDNKQAGLSTNLNNTRNTGGANRSFYTSANYRDQITKRTNGSGNYSFNNNLNESNQFNYIERVNSLGTLYTTNDNKSKSRSDSHNFDLNMNGTYDQQFFTGSLNGGFSNGVSNSSSESVQKGAIRQDLSNRSNSSQYNPSLNGNFGWGKGFAKKGRAIYLNFSGSITDSKSEEDMMNRIGYYDQKTGEFVKESFLNRLIDNNSANRQMSTSISYSEPLSQADDTVSTRNIDFNYTFSLSSTNNGLQTRVKDANGTISFVDSLSNVYHSNFINNNLRVSYRYGSKRLNYSAGISLQPSSLKGSYEGRTDRIRQNTLNFSPSGDLNFVISPSQSLSGNYTGSSNAPDFQQLQPVPDTRDLQNIIIGNPDLKTSFNHTGNIDYRLFDPKGGLSFQMGLNTSFVQNKVVANVLLVGDTLNSLKQETRYVNANGNYNVGSSYSLNYPFSKRRFALTINGNLDHANDVLFTDGKKSFSKRFNFNQQLSLSVNTDKISLSAQAGYVLNTNTYSLNAGQTRKVETWMFNLYSRWIMTKSFTLNFSGSKRINSGYSLSANNPLLINAGFEKTFFKNKTGMLTFAVNDLLNQGNGLNRTFSDNAVTESRTEGVTRFFVLGFSMRLQDFGLH, from the coding sequence TTGACTATTGCTGAGCGGATTTGCTTATTTCTTATTATTGTATCAGGTCTCGGACTGAAAGCAACTGCCCAGATAAAGCGTGATGTCCTCGGTAAGGTAACAGACAGCACAAAGCAGGCTATTCCGGGAGCAAACGTGAGAATTATTGCAGGTAAGGATACCCTGAGCACCAATACAGATAAAAATGGTAAATTTTCTTTTAATCAGGTTCTGTCTCCGGATTTTTCTCTCCTCATCAGAAGCATCGGTTATAGACCCCATTCTGGCAATTTCAGTTTCAAAGCAGGAGCAAATACCCTTCAGCTGGAATCCTTCATTTTACAACCCGATACACTGATGTTGAAGGAGGTCGTTATTGAAGGAAAAGTGGTCGCCATGAAAGTCAAAAAAGACACACTGGAGTACAATGCTGCAGCTTATAAAGTTCGTGAAGGAGATTATGTGGAACAGTTACTCAAGCAACTGCCGGGAGTGGAGGTAGACCAGAATGGAAAAGTCAGCAGCATGGGTAAAGAAATGACTAAAATCCGGGTGAATGGTAAAGACTTTTTTACTGGAAATGTAAAAGAGTTTATTAAACAGCTTCCTGCGGAAATGTTCTCTCATTTACAGGTTATAGATGATTATGGGGATGAGGCCAGACTCACAGGAATAAAAATGGGCCAGCCTAAAAAGATCCTTAACCTGGTTACCAAACCGGGAAGAAACAGAGGTAAATTCGGAAATGCAGGGGTCGATGGCGGTACAAATAATAGATATGGCTTCCAGGCTACGGGTAATGTTTGGAAAGACAATAAACAGGCAGGACTGAGCACAAACCTTAACAATACCAGGAATACCGGGGGAGCAAACCGGTCTTTCTACACCTCCGCAAATTACCGGGATCAGATCACTAAAAGAACCAATGGATCCGGAAATTACTCTTTTAACAATAACCTGAATGAAAGCAATCAGTTCAACTACATTGAACGGGTTAACTCGCTGGGAACACTATATACTACAAATGACAATAAATCAAAGTCCAGGTCTGACAGTCATAATTTTGACCTGAATATGAATGGGACTTATGATCAGCAATTTTTCACCGGGTCTTTAAACGGAGGTTTCTCCAACGGCGTGTCCAACAGCAGTTCGGAATCCGTTCAGAAAGGAGCCATTCGTCAGGATTTGTCCAACAGAAGTAACTCCAGTCAGTATAACCCCAGCCTCAACGGTAACTTTGGATGGGGTAAAGGGTTTGCAAAAAAAGGAAGGGCAATTTACCTGAATTTCTCCGGGAGTATAACGGACTCGAAAAGCGAAGAGGATATGATGAACCGGATAGGTTATTACGATCAGAAAACCGGAGAGTTTGTGAAAGAGTCGTTCCTGAACCGTTTGATTGACAACAACAGCGCTAATCGTCAGATGAGTACAAGTATCAGCTACAGCGAACCATTGAGCCAGGCCGATGATACGGTAAGCACCAGGAATATTGACTTTAACTATACCTTTTCACTGTCCTCAACCAATAACGGACTACAGACCAGGGTTAAGGATGCAAACGGCACGATCAGTTTTGTGGATTCACTCAGCAATGTCTACCATTCCAATTTTATCAATAACAATTTACGGGTCAGCTATAGGTATGGTTCAAAGCGCCTGAATTATAGTGCCGGAATCTCTTTGCAGCCGAGTTCGTTAAAAGGAAGCTATGAAGGCCGTACGGACAGGATCAGACAGAACACCCTGAATTTTTCCCCTTCCGGAGACCTGAATTTTGTGATTTCTCCTTCACAATCCCTGAGTGGAAATTACACCGGTTCCAGCAATGCACCGGACTTCCAGCAATTGCAACCGGTACCGGATACAAGGGATTTGCAAAACATCATTATTGGCAATCCTGATCTGAAAACTTCTTTTAACCATACCGGAAACATAGATTACCGACTTTTTGATCCGAAAGGCGGACTGTCTTTTCAAATGGGACTGAATACCAGCTTCGTGCAAAATAAGGTGGTTGCCAATGTGCTGCTGGTAGGAGATACGTTAAATAGCCTGAAGCAGGAAACACGTTATGTAAACGCCAATGGAAATTATAACGTTGGAAGTTCCTATTCCTTAAATTATCCCTTTTCAAAAAGAAGGTTTGCTCTTACGATTAATGGAAACCTGGACCATGCAAATGATGTTCTGTTTACGGATGGAAAGAAAAGCTTTAGCAAACGGTTTAACTTTAACCAACAACTGAGCCTCTCGGTAAATACAGATAAAATTAGCCTGAGTGCACAGGCGGGTTATGTACTGAATACCAATACATACTCTTTGAATGCGGGTCAGACACGAAAAGTAGAGACCTGGATGTTCAACCTCTATTCCCGGTGGATCATGACGAAATCATTTACCCTGAATTTTTCCGGATCCAAGCGGATTAACAGTGGATACTCACTTTCAGCAAATAATCCTTTGCTGATCAATGCCGGCTTTGAAAAAACCTTCTTTAAAAATAAAACAGGAATGCTGACCTTTGCCGTAAATGATCTCCTGAATCAGGGAAACGGACTGAACAGAACTTTCTCTGATAATGCCGTTACAGAAAGCCGCACAGAAGGGGTAACCCGTTTTTTCGTGCTTGGTTTTTCTATGAGACTTCAGGATTTTGGATTACATTAG
- a CDS encoding gluconate 2-dehydrogenase subunit 3 family protein, which translates to MNRRLAIKQVLIFAGGLALLPSCLRNEGKVSIQLQHLDISAAQEKLLAEIAELIIPKTNTSGAKDLGLHLFVLKMLDDCYDKAEQEQFINGLKAFEGLEGAELKQLLTEANANKAGLAKEISQFFSIMKSRTIGGYLNSKYVMSNLVIWELVPGRYNGYFPVKTA; encoded by the coding sequence ATGAACAGACGTTTAGCTATAAAACAAGTACTCATATTCGCAGGGGGATTGGCCCTGCTGCCTTCCTGCTTAAGGAATGAAGGCAAAGTTTCTATTCAGTTGCAACACCTCGATATCTCTGCTGCACAGGAGAAATTACTGGCGGAGATTGCAGAACTGATTATCCCAAAAACAAACACTTCAGGTGCAAAAGACCTTGGACTTCACCTTTTTGTATTAAAAATGCTGGACGATTGCTATGATAAAGCAGAACAGGAACAGTTTATCAACGGCTTAAAAGCCTTTGAAGGACTGGAAGGAGCAGAGCTGAAACAACTGCTAACCGAAGCCAATGCGAACAAAGCCGGCCTTGCTAAAGAAATCAGCCAGTTTTTCTCTATTATGAAATCACGTACCATTGGCGGTTACCTGAATTCCAAATATGTAATGAGCAACCTGGTCATCTGGGAATTGGTTCCCGGAAGGTACAATGGTTATTTCCCTGTTAAAACAGCTTAA
- a CDS encoding GMC oxidoreductase has translation MSNKQHTYDAIVIGSGISGGWAAKEFTEKGLKTLVLERGRDVKHLIDYPTTNKYPYEFEHRGELTLAIRKENPVVSKCYAFREDAMHFFVKDKEHPYVQEKPFDWIRGYQVGGKSLLWARQTQRWSDLDFEGPLRDDFAVDWPIRYKDLAAWYTYVEQFAGISGNKDGLPQLPDGDFLPAFPLNAVEDYFKKTVSEKYEGRHVISARCAHLSQPRQVHFDQGRGKCQNRNLCQRGCPFGGYFSSNASTLPWAAKTGNLTLKPFSVVESIIYDEKLGKASGVRVVDANTKEVTEYFAKVIFVNAAAINTNLILLNSTSSRFPDGLGNDSGVLGKYVAFHNYSARISAEYEGLKEFTTDGRNPSDGGYIPRFRNLLKQETDFKRGYAAGFSAYRAPERDMSGIGTDLKEQLLHKNLGPWQVGSHMMGETIPKESNYVKLDKDKKDEWGIPLLRISIDYDENDAKMKKDYLEQLTGMFTEAGFKNIKANDAGQAPGLDIHEMGGARMGHDPKTSVLNKWNQLHDCKNVFVTDGACMTSTSTQNPSLTYMALTARAVDYAVRSMKKGEL, from the coding sequence ATGTCAAACAAACAACATACTTATGATGCCATCGTCATTGGCTCGGGCATTAGTGGTGGATGGGCCGCCAAAGAATTTACAGAAAAGGGCCTGAAAACATTGGTCCTGGAGCGGGGCCGGGATGTGAAACACCTGATTGATTACCCGACAACAAATAAATATCCCTATGAATTTGAACACCGGGGTGAGCTGACTTTAGCGATCCGAAAGGAAAACCCGGTGGTCAGTAAATGTTACGCCTTCAGAGAAGACGCGATGCACTTTTTTGTGAAAGACAAAGAACATCCCTACGTTCAGGAGAAACCGTTCGACTGGATTCGTGGTTATCAGGTAGGTGGTAAATCTTTATTATGGGCAAGACAAACTCAGCGCTGGAGTGACCTTGATTTTGAGGGACCTTTGAGAGATGATTTTGCGGTAGACTGGCCAATCAGGTACAAAGACCTGGCCGCATGGTATACTTACGTGGAACAGTTTGCGGGAATTTCGGGTAATAAAGATGGATTGCCACAATTGCCTGACGGTGATTTTTTACCGGCTTTTCCTTTGAATGCGGTGGAAGATTATTTTAAGAAGACAGTCAGCGAAAAATACGAGGGCAGGCATGTAATCAGTGCGCGTTGTGCACATTTGTCGCAACCTCGTCAGGTTCATTTTGATCAGGGAAGAGGCAAATGTCAGAACAGAAACCTATGTCAGCGGGGCTGCCCATTTGGTGGTTATTTCAGCAGCAATGCTTCCACTTTACCCTGGGCAGCTAAAACAGGAAACCTTACTTTAAAACCTTTTTCTGTCGTAGAATCGATTATTTATGACGAAAAACTAGGTAAAGCTTCAGGGGTAAGGGTAGTGGATGCGAATACAAAAGAAGTAACTGAATATTTTGCAAAGGTGATTTTTGTGAACGCCGCTGCAATCAATACTAACCTGATTCTTTTAAATTCAACGTCTTCCCGCTTTCCTGATGGACTGGGAAATGACAGTGGTGTATTAGGTAAATATGTAGCTTTCCACAATTACAGTGCAAGGATCAGCGCGGAATATGAGGGCCTGAAAGAATTTACAACGGACGGCAGAAATCCTTCAGATGGCGGATATATTCCGAGGTTTAGAAACCTGCTGAAACAGGAGACAGATTTTAAAAGAGGCTACGCAGCAGGATTTTCTGCTTACCGGGCACCGGAAAGAGATATGTCAGGTATTGGAACTGATTTAAAAGAACAACTACTCCATAAAAACCTGGGTCCATGGCAGGTCGGTTCCCACATGATGGGAGAGACAATTCCGAAGGAAAGTAATTATGTAAAACTGGATAAAGACAAAAAAGACGAGTGGGGAATTCCCTTGTTGCGCATCTCTATAGATTATGATGAGAACGATGCAAAGATGAAGAAAGATTATCTTGAGCAATTAACCGGGATGTTTACGGAAGCTGGATTTAAAAACATCAAGGCTAATGACGCCGGACAAGCCCCGGGGCTGGATATTCACGAGATGGGAGGTGCCAGAATGGGACATGACCCCAAAACATCGGTACTAAACAAATGGAACCAATTGCACGATTGTAAAAATGTATTTGTTACAGATGGGGCCTGTATGACTTCAACCTCCACACAAAACCCATCCTTAACTTATATGGCGCTTACTGCGCGTGCGGTTGATTATGCGGTTCGTTCAATGAAGAAAGGGGAGCTTTAA
- a CDS encoding phosphotransferase enzyme family protein, producing the protein MFENILPLYGLDSEDTTVNLFGDGLINHTWKVTAGGQNYILQKVNTDVFKNPSDIDKNLCLLKDFLSKKDPDYLFVSPIKTLSGASLLHTASGYFRLSPFVDGSVSLNALTKEEEAYEAARQFGKFSGLLADFNAEDLNITIPDFHNLSLRYEQFKTACANANPERMEKAKAYVDFINDHQDLVDTYLDIVANKEVPLRVIHHDTKISNVLFDKDYKGICVIDLDTVMPGYFISDVGDMMRTYLCAATEEETDFSKISIRKEFFKAVYDGYMEEMQGVLTATEKEYFTYAGKFIIYMQAIRFLADYLQNDVYYGAKYEDHNFNRAVNQITLLKEYIKIEEELKAPLSSLNEPHNQPHAQ; encoded by the coding sequence ATGTTTGAAAATATTTTACCATTGTATGGCCTGGATTCTGAAGATACGACTGTTAACCTTTTTGGCGATGGCCTGATTAACCATACATGGAAAGTAACTGCGGGCGGGCAGAACTATATCCTTCAAAAAGTAAATACAGATGTATTCAAAAATCCTTCGGATATTGACAAGAACCTCTGTTTACTAAAAGACTTTTTGAGTAAAAAAGATCCTGACTACTTATTTGTATCCCCAATAAAGACATTATCCGGTGCATCGCTATTGCATACCGCATCTGGTTATTTCCGCTTGTCTCCATTTGTAGATGGCTCTGTTTCTTTAAATGCACTGACGAAAGAAGAAGAAGCCTATGAAGCGGCCAGACAATTCGGTAAATTTTCTGGTTTACTTGCTGATTTTAATGCAGAAGACCTTAATATTACCATTCCTGATTTTCATAACCTGAGTTTAAGGTACGAACAGTTTAAAACAGCCTGTGCAAACGCCAATCCGGAAAGAATGGAAAAAGCAAAAGCCTATGTTGATTTTATCAATGATCATCAGGATTTGGTAGATACCTATCTGGACATTGTTGCCAACAAAGAAGTTCCATTAAGGGTAATCCACCATGACACCAAAATAAGCAATGTCCTGTTTGACAAAGATTATAAAGGTATTTGTGTGATTGACCTGGATACCGTAATGCCCGGGTATTTTATCAGTGATGTCGGGGATATGATGCGTACCTATCTGTGTGCTGCCACTGAAGAAGAAACTGACTTCAGTAAAATCAGCATCAGAAAAGAATTCTTTAAAGCGGTCTATGACGGCTATATGGAAGAAATGCAAGGCGTGCTCACCGCTACGGAAAAAGAGTACTTTACGTATGCGGGAAAATTCATCATCTATATGCAGGCCATTCGTTTCCTGGCAGATTACCTTCAGAACGACGTCTATTATGGCGCTAAATATGAAGACCATAATTTTAACAGGGCAGTCAATCAAATCACCCTGTTAAAAGAATACATCAAAATTGAAGAGGAACTTAAAGCTCCCCTTTCTTCATTGAACGAACCGCATAATCAACCGCACGCGCAGTAA